From Azospirillaceae bacterium, the proteins below share one genomic window:
- a CDS encoding c-type cytochrome, whose product MRSRKPLALAAVVGVAAVVAGYLALRSPATGRIDPADAALVAEGRTVYDRHCASCHGMALQGQFDWRTRKPDGRLPAPPHDASGHTWHHPDEMLFGMVKHGLGPYAPAGYESDMPAYGETLSDRQIWAVLSHIASTWPDQIRRRRETAARQ is encoded by the coding sequence ATGCGAAGCAGGAAACCGCTTGCCCTCGCGGCGGTCGTGGGTGTCGCGGCGGTGGTGGCCGGATACCTCGCCCTCCGGTCCCCCGCGACCGGCCGGATCGATCCGGCCGACGCGGCGCTCGTTGCGGAAGGCCGGACGGTGTACGACCGGCACTGCGCGTCGTGCCACGGCATGGCGCTGCAAGGACAATTCGACTGGCGCACACGCAAGCCCGATGGCCGGCTGCCGGCGCCACCGCACGACGCGAGCGGCCACACTTGGCATCATCCGGACGAGATGCTGTTCGGCATGGTCAAGCACGGCCTGGGCCCTTATGCCCCGGCCGGATACGAAAGCGACATGCCGGCCTACGGGGAAACACTCTCCGACCGGCAGATCTGGGCCGTGCTCAGCCATATCGCGAGCACGTGGCCGGACCAGATCCGCCGCCGCCGCGAGACAGCCGCACGGCAGTGA
- a CDS encoding pyridoxine 5'-phosphate synthase → MTRYLRLGFNVDHVATVRNARGGTHPDPLRAARVAKEAGADGITAHLREDRRHIRDADIDRLKNGVGLPLNLEMAVTDEMLGIALRTRPHAVCLVPEKRTEVTTEGGLDVIGARRTLPGFIARLADAGMRVSLFVDPDPHQLEAAAEVGAPVVEIHTGAYCEADATTRDAQLQRIRDAAAAAERLALECHAGHGLSFDTVGPVAAIPNVAELNIGHFLVGEAVFMGLGGAIREMRRLMDAARPA, encoded by the coding sequence ATGACCCGATACCTGCGCCTGGGGTTCAACGTCGACCACGTCGCCACGGTCCGGAACGCCCGCGGCGGCACGCACCCGGACCCGCTGAGGGCCGCGCGGGTCGCGAAGGAGGCGGGTGCGGACGGCATCACCGCGCACCTGCGCGAGGACCGCAGGCACATCCGGGACGCCGACATCGATCGGCTCAAGAATGGGGTCGGGTTGCCGCTGAACCTGGAAATGGCGGTCACGGACGAAATGCTGGGGATCGCATTGCGGACACGGCCGCATGCCGTCTGCCTGGTGCCCGAAAAGCGCACCGAGGTCACGACCGAAGGCGGGCTCGACGTGATCGGAGCACGGCGGACGCTGCCGGGCTTCATCGCGCGGCTGGCCGACGCCGGGATGCGGGTCTCCCTGTTCGTCGACCCCGACCCGCATCAATTGGAGGCGGCGGCCGAAGTCGGGGCCCCCGTGGTGGAAATCCACACAGGCGCCTACTGCGAAGCCGACGCCACCACGCGGGATGCCCAATTGCAGCGCATCCGGGACGCGGCGGCCGCGGCCGAACGGCTCGCCCTGGAATGCCATGCAGGCCACGGCTTGTCGTTCGACACGGTGGGACCGGTGGCCGCGATCCCGAACGTGGCCGAACTCAACATCGGCCACTTCCTCGTGGGCGAGGCCGTGTTCATGGGATTGGGGGGCGCAATCCGGGAAATGCGCAGACTGATGGACGCGGCGCGCCCGGCCTAG
- a CDS encoding GldG family protein, which translates to MTRTFDRTRLLGPAIALAVVLFLAVYVMAHNLLGGARIDFTADKLYTLSDGTRKTLADIREPVRLRLYQSEGLTQSAPQFKAYADRVQQMLRTYVALSGGRVQLEVVNPQPFSPEEDRAMSFGLQVIALNGSGDRGFFGLAGTNSTGDQQVVPFFTPDRESFLEYDLTRLVYALANPGKPVVALIDGLGLAGTMQTRFQSHQVLEQMRQFFEVRILGGDLAEVGPDVQVLMLAHPQNLSDATLYAIDQFVLRGGRLIAFVDPLAERQQGMRPGMPPPNPSSNLEKLFDAWGVRFTGNQVVGDRQYAVPVQAQSGGRQAIIGNLPWLQLREESHAKGDVVTDRLGPVILTSAGAFSLKEGAGVTLMPLLQSSPDAALLATEEIQAAGGDPRQLLRGFQPAGQPFTLAARLRGEVGSAFPDGRPEGAPKPDQPREHLARSQGPVNVVLVGDADMLTDDNWAQIRQGQGGQRTAVPFAANADFALNAVDNLAGGEALLGLRGRGLSDRPFTVVQDLSLAAEARFRQTEQDLLQKLQDAERRMQELGRGQQVGKDGQLILSSEQQQEIERFRGEMLQTRAELRDVQHALRRDIDRLKAWLTAINVAAMPLLVILVGVLAVLFRPTRRAPPPPAAGAA; encoded by the coding sequence ATGACCAGGACCTTTGACCGCACCCGTCTGCTGGGCCCGGCCATCGCACTGGCGGTGGTCCTCTTCCTGGCGGTCTATGTGATGGCGCACAACCTGCTGGGCGGCGCCCGCATCGATTTCACCGCCGACAAGCTCTACACGCTGTCCGATGGCACGCGGAAGACGCTGGCCGACATCCGCGAGCCGGTGCGCCTGCGCCTGTACCAGTCGGAGGGGCTGACCCAGTCCGCCCCCCAGTTCAAGGCCTATGCCGACCGCGTGCAGCAGATGCTGCGCACCTACGTCGCCCTGTCCGGCGGCCGCGTCCAGCTGGAGGTGGTCAACCCGCAGCCCTTCTCGCCCGAGGAGGACCGCGCCATGTCCTTCGGCCTGCAGGTGATCGCGCTGAACGGGTCGGGCGACCGCGGCTTTTTCGGTCTCGCCGGCACCAACAGCACCGGCGACCAGCAGGTTGTTCCGTTCTTCACGCCGGACCGCGAATCCTTTCTGGAATACGACCTGACCCGCCTGGTCTATGCGCTGGCGAACCCCGGCAAGCCGGTGGTGGCGCTGATCGACGGGCTGGGTCTGGCCGGCACCATGCAGACCCGCTTCCAGAGCCACCAGGTGCTGGAGCAGATGCGCCAGTTCTTCGAGGTGCGCATCCTGGGCGGCGACCTGGCCGAAGTCGGTCCGGACGTGCAGGTGCTGATGCTCGCCCACCCGCAGAACCTGTCCGATGCGACCTTGTACGCCATCGACCAGTTCGTGCTGCGCGGCGGCCGACTGATCGCGTTCGTGGATCCGCTGGCCGAGCGGCAGCAGGGCATGCGGCCCGGCATGCCGCCGCCCAACCCGTCCTCGAACCTGGAAAAGCTGTTCGACGCCTGGGGCGTGCGGTTCACCGGCAACCAGGTGGTGGGTGACCGCCAGTATGCCGTCCCGGTGCAGGCACAGTCGGGCGGGCGCCAGGCGATCATCGGCAACCTGCCCTGGCTGCAGTTGCGCGAGGAGTCCCACGCCAAGGGCGACGTCGTCACCGACCGGCTGGGTCCGGTGATCCTGACCTCGGCCGGTGCCTTCTCGTTGAAGGAGGGCGCGGGTGTCACCCTGATGCCGCTGCTGCAATCGAGCCCGGACGCCGCCCTGCTGGCGACCGAGGAGATCCAGGCCGCGGGCGGGGATCCGCGCCAGCTCCTGCGCGGCTTCCAGCCCGCGGGCCAGCCGTTCACCCTGGCCGCGCGCCTGCGTGGCGAGGTGGGCAGCGCCTTCCCGGACGGACGGCCCGAAGGCGCGCCGAAGCCCGACCAGCCGCGTGAGCATCTGGCCCGCAGCCAGGGCCCGGTGAACGTGGTCCTGGTCGGCGACGCCGACATGCTGACGGACGACAACTGGGCCCAGATCCGCCAGGGGCAGGGTGGCCAGCGCACGGCCGTCCCGTTCGCCGCCAACGCCGACTTCGCGCTGAACGCGGTGGACAACCTGGCCGGCGGCGAGGCGCTGTTGGGTCTGCGCGGCCGCGGCCTGTCGGACCGGCCGTTCACGGTGGTCCAGGACCTGTCGCTGGCGGCCGAGGCCCGGTTCCGCCAGACCGAGCAGGACCTGTTGCAAAAGCTCCAGGACGCCGAACGCCGGATGCAGGAACTCGGCCGTGGGCAGCAGGTCGGCAAGGACGGCCAGCTGATCCTTTCGTCCGAGCAGCAGCAGGAGATCGAGCGGTTCCGCGGCGAGATGCTCCAGACCCGGGCGGAGCTGCGCGACGTGCAGCACGCGCTGCGCCGCGACATCGACCGGCTCAAGGCCTGGCTCACCGCCATCAACGTGGCGGCGATGCCGCTGCTGGTGATCCTGGTCGGCGTGCTGGCCGTCCTGTTCCGTCCCACCCGCCGCGCCCCGCCGCCCCCGGCGGCCGGCGCGGCCTAA
- a CDS encoding DUF4340 domain-containing protein, which produces MSPKAFIALLLVTTAAVGGAVWTALDRPAVAVEERAGERLYPQLAARANDVARIEVTEKGRTTVVARTEAGWTMPDKADHPVRIEPVRELVAALAQLTVVEAMTAQPDRFPRLDVQDPAGEPDRSKRVVLKRADGTVLADLVAGKTMATLGGAGGLYVRDQGRAWLVQGRVPLPYEPMVWLDRQAVDVGPDRLAEVKLMDGETALARLAREGDGALALDGVPEGREADKVQTDRVAGLFERMIFEDVRAAAGLAPDASGRWAEAGTKDGLVLRAKPARDGDQVWWLLSAEAAGATASDEVRAEAERLNAHLVRFAYKLPSWKTEVLNLPPEALTRARQS; this is translated from the coding sequence ATGAGCCCCAAGGCCTTCATCGCCCTCCTGCTGGTCACGACGGCGGCCGTCGGCGGTGCCGTCTGGACCGCGCTGGACCGCCCCGCCGTCGCGGTCGAGGAGCGGGCCGGCGAGCGGCTTTACCCGCAACTGGCCGCCCGCGCCAACGACGTCGCCCGGATCGAGGTGACGGAGAAGGGGCGCACCACCGTTGTGGCCCGGACCGAAGCGGGTTGGACCATGCCGGACAAGGCCGACCACCCCGTGCGGATCGAGCCCGTCCGCGAACTGGTGGCCGCGCTTGCCCAATTGACGGTCGTCGAGGCGATGACCGCGCAGCCCGACCGCTTCCCGCGGCTGGATGTGCAGGATCCCGCCGGCGAGCCGGACCGGTCGAAGCGTGTGGTCCTCAAACGGGCGGACGGCACCGTCCTGGCCGATCTGGTCGCCGGCAAGACCATGGCGACGCTCGGCGGGGCCGGTGGCCTCTATGTCCGCGACCAGGGACGCGCCTGGCTGGTCCAGGGCCGGGTGCCGCTGCCCTACGAGCCGATGGTCTGGCTCGACCGGCAGGCGGTGGACGTGGGTCCCGACCGCCTGGCCGAGGTCAAGCTGATGGATGGCGAAACCGCCCTCGCCCGTCTCGCCCGCGAAGGGGACGGTGCCCTGGCCCTCGACGGGGTGCCCGAGGGCCGCGAGGCCGACAAGGTCCAGACCGACCGTGTGGCCGGCCTGTTCGAACGCATGATCTTCGAGGATGTGCGCGCGGCGGCCGGGCTCGCCCCCGACGCTTCGGGTCGCTGGGCCGAAGCGGGCACCAAGGATGGCCTTGTGCTGCGCGCCAAGCCGGCCCGCGACGGCGACCAGGTGTGGTGGCTGCTGTCGGCGGAGGCGGCGGGCGCCACCGCATCGGACGAGGTCCGGGCGGAGGCCGAGCGGCTGAATGCCCATCTCGTCCGCTTCGCCTACAAGTTGCCGAGCTGGAAGACGGAGGTGTTGAACCTTCCGCCCGAGGCTCTTACCCGGGCGCGGCAGTCCTAG